In a single window of the Tiliqua scincoides isolate rTilSci1 chromosome 15, rTilSci1.hap2, whole genome shotgun sequence genome:
- the LOC136635079 gene encoding semaphorin-4A-like, which produces MAMRPSWPPYLLACLLGVAADLLPRITFRNGDPRRPVTLFQEEGVLHFDTFLPSADGKTLYVGAKDTLLALGIDDAGSLELKGKILWKPTSATTETCVLKKNGDETECFNFIRVLVQLNETHLYACGTYAYSPTCAYIDLETFSLAKNEEGDPVFQEGRGVSPFDPRHQSAAVVIDGELYTGTVNNFLGNEPVISRTLGSRTSMKTDSYLNWLYSDTSFVAAFNIPVAPDEVFFFFAETAKDFDLLDKLTVSMVAHVCKNDVGGDKLLQKKWTTFLKARLSCIQQDDFPHTVIQHVFALPQAEGGAIFYGVFASQWKTRNSGVCAFDLDTIRNAFEGNYKEYNKDCSRMMTYRGTIPSPRPGSCSVDSSADQTLMFVREHPLMDGVVLPTHKQPLLVKEDVKYTRIAVHQTLGVSGTLYTVMFLGTDRGALHKAVVVGSGAHIIEAIPLFAEAEPVQNLLLSPEKGILYVGYSQGVLHLPMASCSLYETCASCVLARDPYCAWDSGAHQCISIRSATEDTGGWLQDVETGNPDAKCQPVSGRSRSSLRSSNDSDSSRVTTLTRALNTVVRLTCPQASDLANYTWTHPSSKIPAELVMEDGKALVVVVQRATLGTYKCQASENGYLQTVANYRVLSPHFPEFADKFALAEEGRTVSEGERRSYWVQFVTVTVLLSMTLAVVAAVAAFSYRSRLKSKSQVQGCRIPEASKAARQERVPSNGSQSPAQSSGGHHGQGLEAAAGTKTCCVHVEGGALQDPDVDNNRLGSGLANREDSRGAVAAVQGV; this is translated from the exons ATGGCCATGAGGCCCAGCTGGCCTCCTtacctcctggcctgcctcctGGGTGTTGCTGCAGACCTTCTGCCCCGGATCACCTTCCGCAACG GGGACCCCAGGAGGCCGGTCACCTTGTTCCAGGAAGAGGGAGTGCTGCACTTTGACACCTTTCTCCCGAGTGCGGATGGGAAGACCCTCTACGTGGGAGCCAAAGACACCTTGCTGGCCCTCGGGATTGACGATGCTGGCTCCCTTGAGCTGAAGGGCAAG ATCCTGTGGAAACCGACCTCCGCTACGACGGAAACGTGTGTTTTGAAGAAGAATGGCGATGAG ACGGAGTGTTTCAACTTCATCCGCGTCTTGGTGCAGCTGAACGAGACGCACCTCTACGCCTGTGGGACCTACGCCTACAGCCCCACCTGTGCTTACATt GATCTGGAGACCTTCAGCCTGGCGAAGAACGAAGAAGGCGATCCCGTCTTCCAGGAAGGACGGGGGGTCAGCCCCTTTGATCCTCGGCACCAAAGCGCAGCAGTCGTCATTG ATGGGGAGCTCTACACGGGGACCGTGAACAACTTCCTGGGCAACGAGCCTGTCATCTCCCGAACTCTGGGCAGCAGAACCAGCATGAAGACAGACTCCTACCTTAACTGGCTATATT CCGATACCTCTTTCGTGGCTGCCTTCAACATCCCAGTTGCCCCAGATGAGGTCTTCTTTTTCTTTGCGGAAACGGCCAAAGATTTTGACCTCTTAGACAAACTGACAGTCTCCATGGTGGCTCATGTCTGCAAG AATGATGTGGGCGGAGACAAACTGCTACAGAAGAAGTGGACCACGTTCCTGAAGGCCCGGCTCTCCTGCATCCAGCAGGACGATTTCCCCCACACCGTCATCCAGCATGTCTTTGCCCTTCCCCAGGCAGAAGGTGGCGCCATTTTCTATGGGGTCTTCGCTTCCCAGTG GAAGACAAGAAATTCTGGGGTCTGTGCCTTTGACCTCGACACCATCAGGAATGCCTTTGAGGGGAACTACAAGGAGTACAATAAGGACTGTTCCCGGATGATGACCTACCGGGGCACCATTCCGAGCCCCCGCCCTGGCAGC TGCTCTGTGGACTCGTCCGCTGACCAAACCCTCATGTTCGTGAGAGAGCACCCCCTGATGGACGGGGTGGTCCTGCCGACTCACAAGCAGCCCCTGCTGGTGAAGGAGGACGTGAAGTACACCCGAATCGCAGTGCACCAGACTCTGGGCGTCTCAGGCACTCTCTACACCGTGATGTTCCTGGGGACCG ACAGAGGGGCCCTGCACAAGGCGGTGGTGGTCGGCAGCGGAGCGCACATCATCGAGGCCATCCCGTTGTTTGCAGAGGCCGAACCTGTCCAGAACCTGCTGCTGTCCCCTGAAAAG GGCATCCTGTACGTTGGGTATTCCCAAGGAGTGCTGCACCTGCCCATGGCCAGCTGCAGCCTGTACGAGACCTGCGCCTCCTGCGTGCTGGCGCGAGATCCGTACTGCGCCTGGGACAGCGGAGCCCACCAGTGCATAAGCATTCGGAGCGCCACAGAGGACAC GGGTGGCTGGCTGCAGGATGTTGAGACGGGGAACCCAGATGCCAAGTGCCAGCCTGTCAGCGGGAGGTCCAGGAGCTCATTGAGGTCTTCCAATGACTCTGACAGCAGCCGCGTGACAA CTCTGACCCGTGCGCTGAACACGGTGGTGAGGCTCACCTGCCCACAGGCCTCGGACCTGGCCAACTACACCTGGACCCATCCAAGTAGCAAGATCCCAGCTGAGCTGGTCATGGAGGACGGCAAAGCCCTGGTGGTTGTGGTGCAGAGGGCCACCCTGGGCACCTACAAGTGTCAGGCCAGTGAGAACGGCTACCTGCAGACCGTGGCCAACTACCGCGTGCTCTCCCCACACTTCCCTGAGTTTGCGGACAAGTTTGCCCTCGCAGAGGAAGGGCGGACAGTGTCTGAGGGCGAGCGGCGATCCTACTGGGTCCAGTTTGTCACGGTGACAGTGCTGTTGTCCATGACCCTCGCTGTTGTGGCAGCCGTGGCTGCCTTCTCCTACCGCAGCAGGCTGAAGAGCAAGAGCCAAGTGCAGGGCTGCCGCATCCCCGAGGCCAGCAAGGCAGCCAGGCAGGAGAGGGTCCCTTCGAATGGCAGCCAGAGCCCTGCACAGAGCAGCGGCGGCCACCACGGGCAGGGCCTGGAGGCTGCAGCGGGCACCAAGACCTGCTGCGTCCACGTGGAAGGAGGGGCGCTCCAGGACCCGGACGTGGACAACAACCGCCTCGGCTCTGGCCTGGCAAACAGGGAGGACTCCAGAGGGGCCGTGGCAGCAGTGCAGGGAGTCTAG